A part of Rhopalosiphum maidis isolate BTI-1 chromosome 3, ASM367621v3, whole genome shotgun sequence genomic DNA contains:
- the LOC113558830 gene encoding DTW domain-containing protein 1: MNPFEGLEISNDWQALFNINERQPCRKCSKSRKYFCYTCYTLNADVENKIPMLELPFKIDIIKHSREIAGKSTAIHAALLAPNDVTIYIYPDMPRYTENDKVILIYPGKSAVTLQDYYSSKKKQEDSKEYNKNKTSSKFITHALFIDSTWNQSNGILKDPIISGLPCIKLQIRLSQFWRHQKGSPRWFLATIEAIHQLLVEFTETDVETNEPPKNYDNMLFFFRFMYEKIHQLYEHDKLKSYRRPMNV; the protein is encoded by the exons ATGAACCCGTTCGAAGGCCTGGAGATATCCAATGACTGGCAAGCGTTGTTCAACATAAACGAACGGCAACCGTGTCGCAAGTGTTCGAAGTCTAGGAAGTATTTTTGCTACACATGTTACACTTTAAATGCTgatgtagaaaataaaatcccAATGCTTGAG ttaccgTTTAAAATTGACATCATAAAGCACAGTCGAGAGATAGCGGGCAAAAGCACTGCGATACATGCTGCTCTTTTAGCACCAAACGATgtcactatttatatttaccctGACATGCCCAGGTACACCGAAAACGACAAA gTAATCCTTATTTATCCAGGAAAATCTGCAGTAACCTTACAAGACTACtattcttcaaaaaaaaa ACAAGAAGATAGTAAagaatataacaaaaacaagaCTTCTAGCAAATTCATTACACATGCATTGTTTATCGATAGTACGTGGAATCAAAGTAATGGAATTCTGAAGGATCCAATAATATCAG gacTTCCATGTATAAAGCTGCAAATAAGATTATCTCAATTTTGGAGGCATCAAAAAGGCAGCCCCCGGTGGTTTTTAGCTACTATTGAAGCTATCCATCAACTGCTTGTTGAATTCACAGAAACAGATGTCGAAACAAATGAGCCGcccaaaaattatgataatatgttatttttctttagatttatgtatgaaaaaatacacCAGTTATATGAACATGATAAGCTAAAATCATACAGAAGACCAATGAATGTatga